GTCCTTTTATCTCCCTGTCAAAATGTGCCTGTCCACTACGTTATTGGAACTCTAATTAATTTTGTAAAAAGAACTACTTTCAAAACCTTCTAACTATCTTAGTTTCTCAAATTGATTGATGATTTACAGGttgtttcctttccttttctcgcGGAGGGAGCATGTAAGGAAGATAACAACAATAGAGGTCGGAGACAAATTTGGATACGTCTGCAATTCATAGATGAAGGTCCGTTTCGCAAATACCTGATTCCtgatgatgacaatgatgaGATCtgtcgaagaagaagaagaaggttaattATGCATGTTTCTATGAGAGTCAGCGGATTTGATCCATTACTTGCCGGAATAATGGAGGATGTACTATGAGTAAATACAACTCTGAATTTTAAAGCTTGTATTCATAGCAAAGACCAAAAAATAACAACCTATTGTGAAACTAGTCTGAGAATTATGGACATCGAATTGATAAATCCATATATAGACAACATTCACAATTTGAAAGGGGTTGATTATCGAGATATAGACCATGTTCACagattcaaagggtttgattgGTTTGGGTTTCAGTTGGGAGTTGGAGATACCATTGAGATATTAGAGGTAGtagaccaagaagaagaagaagttcatCTTGCAACTGATGATGTCGATGATGAATATGGCCGTAAAAAACGTGGTGGGATCTATTGCGCTGTGACAGAGCTGAACTTATTCCTAATGAAAGAGGAGGGGCTTCCTGAGCCTGagcaagaagaggagaggaTTACTGAAACAGGGGATGCAGAGGCAGAGGAGAGGACTAGTGATACTCTAACAAACATCCTCTCGACAACGTTGATGAGGCTGGTCCTGCTCTGTTGCTCAACGAGTTAGTACTGTGAAcattagattttttttcttccttccaatTGAGTGTGTAGAGAAAAGTACTAGCacagattttctttttttacaacGCCAGAACTTAAGCAATTAGTTGTAGCAGTGTATTATTTGGCCCTGAATATCCTCACCATAACAAGTGTATTTGTTTTGTGTTtgtaaaactaaaacaaacagGTGAAGACAGAGGAGTTGTTCACAGCTGACTGGGAAGGGGATGACAAATGGAGAAACGGCGATCCATTGGTTGACACGAAGATTGCGGGGGCCATGTGGGGTGAGTTTCAAATCACAAAGCCCCCCAATAGTTATGAGGGTTATTCACCTCACGTATCAATATTTCTTGTTTAAGACTTCCATTTTTAATTCTCTAGTGTGGGTTGGATGTCATCAAAATGATATCAGAGTGGATTGTCCATGCACTGGTTATATGGCGACCCATGGCCCAAAGTTTAGAGAGTTGATGTAGTGACTGTAATTCAATGGCTAGGAAGGGGAATTTTATTAGTCTCACATTGGTAGTGTTAAGGAAACGGATATATGATTtgtatttcaaattcaaaagtcCGATTGACCAGGTCACTACCCTATCTAGCTGTTGTAAGCTTATCTATAACCAACTGTGGTTATCCAATTGTAACAAACACATATCCAAAATTCAAATACAAGTCTATAAGAACTAACGCAAACCCATCTTGAAGGGCAAGCGAGATTCACACAAACTCAATTTCTTCATTCTTAACAGGTAGGTAGTGCGTGATTGCTAAGCTTTTGACCCATGGAATTTTTCTGCATCTGTAGAGCACTGGAGGACTTTCATAGTTGAACAAGATTTCAAGTTCATATCAGAGAATGGCTTAAAGGCTGTGACAATTCTAGTGGGTTGGTGGATAGCAAGCGACCCACACCCACCAAAGCCTTACGTAGGGGGGTTCCTTGCAGGCTTTAGACAATGCCTTCCTGTAAGTGCCCAACAAATTAATCTTTCTTAGAGTTTAATCACCAAGACCCTTCATTGATTCAGATTGTTATTTGCAGTAAATATGGTTTGAAGGTTATAATCAATCTACATTCAGCACCAGGCTCCCAAAATGGTTATGGACACAGATCCTCAAGACATGGATTTCAGGACTGGGGAGAGACAGATCAAAACAAACAACAAACTGTTACTGTTATAGACTTCCTCACTGCTAGGTATTCAAAAGCAGCATTTCCACCTGGGTCGTTCAATTCTtgtatagaaaagccctaaaggAGATTTAAACACTGATTCCAAGGCCGATCCAGGCTGATTCCGACTGATACATATCcctccatattttttttaaccctGTTCAAAGTAGTTCAATtgttttcttttagtatttttgtTAGCAGAACCCACTAATATTTTCATGAATTAATTGCAGTGGTGATCATAGATCTTTTACAATGTGTAGGTACAAAGCTGAACAATGACCCTCTCTCACCAGGTGTATCAGTAGCAAGTCTGAACAAGTGGTACAAAGCTGGTTACACAATGCCATAAGGAGGCACTCATGGAGGGTCTATTGGGTGATGTCCAACCGCTTGGGTCCACCTTATCCAAAGGAGCTCCTCCCTCTAGTCAGTGACCTCAGAGGTTCTGTCATTGACCTCCATTGTTACAACCTCTTCTCTGATATATTCAATAACATGAGTGTGCAACAAAATATTGACCTGGTCTATACCAACGCATCAGCTCAACTGAGCTCCATCGCCACTCCAAATGGTCACCTAACATTTGTTGGTAAGTACATACTACTCATTTAAACTCTCCAACCATTTTGGTTCCTCAAAATATTACTCTCGTTAGCTACAAGAGAGGATATGATGCTCAGAAAGTATTTATTATAAGTGGGTAACGCAAGCAATTGCAGTTTCTATATGTTAGTATTGATGGTGATGAAATAAACAGGGGAATGGGTTGCTGAGATGCAAGTGGAAGGAACATCAAAAGAGGATTATCAGAGATTTGCAAAAGCTCAATTAGAGGTGTATGGGCCCATAGGACATTAGAGAATGTGAACAACCACTGGAGTTTGGAGTGGATGTTACATCAAGCTTTAGTTCATGTCTTCTATCTTCATTTTGTTCTTGCTATTGCTTGTTTGTACAGGTGAGCTAACCAATGGATTATGAGTTGCAGTCCATCTAACTGGTGCCCAATGGATTGATGGTATAGATATCAATAACAAAAATGACTGAAACCTTTTGAACCTCAATAGACTTTGGAATGAACTTATCAGTCCTAGTTGAAATATGAGGGTGGCACAGCACAAAATTACTGTTGGTGTGGGAGCCACATAAGGCGCACGGCGGGTAGCGTTctatttctcataaaaaaaaaaacaaaattattaaGAAGATTTGGATTTTCCTCTTTAAGACTTTATCTGGGTTAGCTGCTCTGCCTAAatcagtggtggtggtagtagaCTTTGTAGCTGAAGACATGAACTGAAATTGATGCGGTGTCGTGGTGAGGTTAcatagtttgttttttttcggTTTAATCTCATATCGAGTTTGACCGGATATTACAAAGGTAGAAGTTCCTATATAAACTGAGTCCCACCTAAAGTAGAAATCATGCAACCTCGTGGTGAGCACAAAGCGAACTATTCTTTCGCCTTTTACTAAAGAATACTGTGTGCTCGCCACATTAAAGTGGCATACGCCAATTTTTGAAGGGTTTCTTTCTATtgaggaaaccctaaaattctctAGTTAAAACATTGTTAATTTCACTTACATACAGGGGGTTCGATCCTTGGAGAAGGTATCGaaagggagatagaagaagaaggagaagatcagAGAGGGGGGAGAGAAGCTGTGTTGCGGGGCTGTCTGTCGAAGCTCTCTTTTTCTTGAACAAATGAGCTCATTATATAGAGAGAGGTCGAGGTCGGattctaaaatttttatttcaaatccGAATAGTGACTGCTGACGTCAGTGCTGACGTAGGGCGGCGCGTACTGTAGCATGCGTCATGGATGATGTCAGTCATCGCTGAGGCTGATGTCAGAGCCTTGATCGGGAAAAGAGGGACCACCAATAAGGGCATCGACGGCGGCTTCCTGAGCAGCGAGTTCGGAGGCTTCGGCGGCGGCCATGGTTTCAACTGCTTCGGCAACATCGGCAAGGAGAGTGCCAGGGATGTCGAGGACGGGAGAGAAAGTCTGGAGCTGGTCGATCAGTTGGAAGGTGTCGGCAGCAACTTCATCAGGGATCGCATAATCCATCGTGAATCGGGTGCATTAAGAGACGTCGTCCGTCGGAGACAATGTAACGGTAACGAGGACAACCGTTAGGGTGAGTGAGCGCAGCTTCGTTGTGCAAAGCTATGAGAGATTGCTTGTACGAGATCTTGCATGAATATGCGAGTTAGCAATGTTCGTGCTTGGCTTCATCTGTAATGAGAGAAGGTTCTGTATGGTGTAACAGGAGGCAGTCAAGATGCCGGATTTGATAGGGCTGGAAGAAGCGTTGGCGTTCACGCTGGCCAAGTGCTTGTGGATGGTGAATTCAAGTCCACGGAGAATCTCCAATTAGCGCATCGCATGGGCGATCATAGTTCTGGTCATCATGGGCAATTGGTCGAGGACGGCAGATTGTCACTGAGAAGACAAGTTGGCCTACAAGTCCCCATTCAACAGCAGAGATACTCCGAGGTTCGAGCCTGGGTAGAAGATGAGTCATCTTGGTTGTGAGATACAGTTCTCATAATATTTTTAGGGAATTCCAGCAAGAAATTTTTATAGCGCTGGTATTGTTCTTCATCACAATGACGTATCATTGGGAATATTTCTCGGGGGAGGATATCTTTAGCTTTTAAATATAAGCAGATTTTGTATGTTTTATGGAAGAAAGCATCTTTTAAATGATCTTCAATACAATCGCAATCAAGAAAGCTTTGTACTTTCTCGGGGAAGTAACATCGTCCCAATCAGTTTGTCTAATTGAATCGAGTACAATAGATCGAAGGCTAAGCCGCTTGGAATAGAAGGTGCAAGAGCTTTTCGAAAGCGTAAGAGCGATAAACAGTTTTTTCGACCTGCAACTGCGTCTTCCACAAGGTGTTTATCGATGGTACCATTTGGTAGGTATTCCATCATGATGAAAGAAATCGATTGTGTTTGTCCGATGACCAAAAGAAGATGGAGCAATTGCCTGGTAGTTGTTGTACTACCCGGGAGTAGCGGGGGGTCATGTTCCATAAATAGAAAGGATCCTGACTGTCCTGTTCTTGATTATTTCCGGGGAAGAAATAGGGACTAAAAGGTTGAGAATGAGAGGGATAGAATTCCGCTGTTGTGGCAGGAACTCGAGTGTAATGAGGAGTCGACCCTTGGGTAGGTATCGCTGCTGTTACCTGGGGTTCTCGAATGAGAATACCGCCATGGGGGGTAGGGAGTAAGCCAAGAGAAGAGGTTTTTTTGCCTTTGCGATGTGGTGTCGCTTTGGCTTTACCTTTGCCTTTGTCGGGAGGATGCCGAGGATTCATGGTCTGTTAAGATAATCAGCCAAGAAATTGTCAGTACCTTTTACATGCACAATTTaatattgatattgattaatTAAATTAGCCCAATTGTCGGGAAGGTGTTTTGTCGCACATAATTTTGTGCTTTTCTCAGACGACGACGAAATTCAAAACGAATCGTCTGAATCTGCTTCTGACTCCGAGTCTTCTCCCGAGTCCCTCTCATACTCGCCTCATATTCTCCACAGTACCCCAACTGTTGGCGAATCTTCTAAACGTAAGGTGGACCTCCAAGACCATCTTGAAACCGATGAGGATTTCCACCCTCAAACCAGTTCTCGACTTTCTTTTTGTGACGCTGTCCTTACAGCAAACCCTTCCGAAGGTTTCTATGCTCGAAAAGACGACCTTCACAAATATGGTTTAGCCTCCTATGGCACTTATTTGGACCTCACCAATATTGCCATTAAAGACTATGACAAAGCCATTACGGAATGTGCACAAACCTTTTCCCTGTTGATTACCAACAGCAAAGCCACATGGAAAGTAGAACAATTTCTGGAATATCTTTGTGGATCCCTGCAAGGTGATGTCTCGCAATTCATCAAAAAATTTGACCAAACCGAAGAAGGTGAAGTTACCAAAACTACCCTCCTCACATATGTCTCTAACTTTGAGaaaattttggttgaatttACTAAAATCATAAAATCCGAATTTTATGGTTATCATCATCTTGACAAGCTTGCAGAAGATGTCAGTTTCAACCTCACCAAGATTAAGCTTAATAATTTAACCgaatttgaagctttttctaaaaaatatatgtCTCTCTTCCAATTTTTAGATAGTTCCAAATCTGATTATTGGAAAGAACAATTCTTCCCGAAGTTACCTCCTCCTTGGGATGAATTATGTCACACGACATCCCCAATTCATCAACGAATCCAAAAGCGTTGATACTCTTGGAAACCGAATTAATTTCGTGTTTCGTCACATCCTTGATCACTGTTTAAAAGCACGCGTGGCTAAACAGCTAAAGCATAAAGTCTCCCCTGGCTTATGCAAAGATCTTCTTAACAATGAATTTGAGTTTGGTTCTAAACCATCTCAGTTCTCTAAACCCAAGTCCAAGTCTTCACATACATTTCCTTTTTCTCAGAAGAAAAAACGGTATCATTGGAAAAAATTCCATCCCAAAGACTTCCCTTCTAAggacttttcttcttcaaagaaCAAACGGTTTACCAACAAACGTTTTGTTCGCAAACGTACTCCTTACACTGGTAAAAAGGACAAATCTCAATGTACCTGCTACCTTTGTAATGAAAAGGGCCATTTTGCAAACGAATgcccaaacaaatccaagaatgCCCGTAAGATGATTCGTTACCTCGACGAATACAACTAcgagattcttttcttttcggAAGTCTCAGACCCCATTGAACTTCTCTATGAACTCTTCTCGGCATCGGACTATTCCGATTCTGAAGACGACTCCGATTTCATCTTTATGGAAGACAAATCCAATTCGACTCCTCCGATTGAAATCCAACCGATTCCCTCACCCGAAAGTGACTCGGTTTCCCTTAACAATCTTCTTCGCGAAGATATCTCTTTTGACCCTAATCTCTTCACCAAGCTTAAGTCTATTAAGCACGATGAGGTTTATAAGCTATCCAAGCTTAATCTCTGGACCAGGCGTTTCTTTGACCAAGCTTGTGGCAACACCACTGCTCAGTCTACCGACGACGCTACCCTTGAAATCTCCTTGTTCATTCCGGCTCAAATCCAACGATTAACAGCCAAACATCCTCGTTTGAGATACATTCACATTGGTCTCATACAGATTGAACTCACGACGCTCTTTCGCCAAGGCATTGACACTCCTGTAATCATTGCCATCTTTGACAAAAGATTCTTAACCGAACCGATAAATGCTTTAATCGGTGGAATCGAGTCAAACCTCATCCatggttcagtttggttcaaaCTTCGACCCAACTTCTTTCTCTCTGTCCAAGATCCGAATCTTTGTGATTCTGTAGTTCTTAAAAttaagacccaatggactggcaTGAAGGCTGACAGCCATAACCTTGCTGTTAGTTGGAAATGTTTACATGAGTTAACGAATGTTACCTCTACTAAACTTTTGCCTCTTCCGGATAAATGGTTCGTCGAACTTTTCGAACCTCGACCTTTTGAACACGAGATTCAGCCTCGTTTGCTCAATTGGCACGATATCCAACTTCCCCGTGAATGGATGCTTTCTGATATTTTAGATACCCCTCAAAATATCAATACTGCTCCTCCACCTCCTACTTTTGAAATACAATCTTCAGGTAACAACCTATATTTCAGAAGACGACCCTCTGGTCCTAGTCCTTCTTTGTCTCAGACTGTCAGCACCCCTTCGCTTCGAACAGCCACCTCAAGCTCATCTGCCGCTTCTATTGGCTCTTCGTCTCGCTTTTCCAATTCTTATGTTCCACGAAATCTCCCTGGAACAAACCCTAATTGGATACCTCCTTCTGGTAGACTTTTCAAAAGTCCCTTACCATCTGATTTTTCTCGTGACACAGACTCTACTGCTGTCATAAACATCTTTCATCGTTATGTCACTACTGACGATGATATTCTTTTCCAATCcaatcaaaatcctaaaaactACACCTATGTTAAAGGACATTTTGATTCTCCTGGATTCAAACCTTATGACCTCGATATCCTTATGGATACCGATGCTACCGGTTGCATTTGTAAGACAACTGCAATTCCTGGTTACTTTTGGGAGAAAATGGAACAGCCAACCTTTATCAGTGGCGTTTCAGGTCCAACTACGACCTTAGAGTACAAAGCTCTAAACATCCCAATCTTCTTCAACAAGAAGGAATTTTTAATCCCAAAAATCACTTGTTTTCCTAATATGCATGGTGACTTCATCATTGGCACAAACTTTCTTCACAAGTATTTGCCCTTCATCTTGCATTCTTCCTCTATTCAACTTCGCCATCCTACTGGTGATGTTACTCTTCCTCTCCTAACTTCACACAAATCCCTTTGTGATTCAGCTTTCACCCCTGAACGGCTTGCTCCAACCGAAATCTGACCAAACACAGTCAAACTCGCCATTACCCATTGGCTCCTTGACCTTCTGGCTCCTAATTTCAGTGATAAACCTCTTCTTTGGTGGGATAAAAGCCCTCGATGGTGCTCTATCCGACTCGATGCTCCCCATAAAATCATCCGAGTCAAACCAATCCTCTACCTCAAAGTCGATATAGAAGAATTTGACAAACAAATTCCCGAATTATTGGCCCTCCGACTTATTGAACCCTCAACAAGTCCTCACTCCTGCCTTGCTTTTATGGTTCGCAATCATGCGGAAATAAAACGTGACAAAGCCCGAATGGTTATAAACTACaaacgtttaaaccaaaacattCTTTTTGACGGATACTTCATCCCTCGAAAGGATATTCTTATCCACCGTGCCAAACAGGCCTCGATTTACAGTAAATTTGACTTAAAATATGGCTTCTGGCAAATCAAGCTTACTGAGGAATCCAAACCTCTCACAGCTTTCTCCACTCCTTTTAATCGTCATTACCAATGGACGGTTATGCCCTTTGGATTATGTACTGCCCCTCAAATTTTCCAACGTTGGATTGATTCCATCTTTGGTGACCTTTCTTTTTGTGTGGCgtatattgatgacattcttgtCTTCTCTACTTCTCCTGCTGAACATACAAAACACCTTCGTATCATCGGTAACTTATTCCTCAAACATGGAATAATTCTTTCCCCTAAGAAAATCGAACTCGAACAAACTCGAATCGAATTTTTAGGCCTCATCTTAACTGATCATggactccaactccaagatcatATCCTTATTAAAATTAAGGATTTTCCTTCTGTCTTACGTGATAAACAGCATCTACAACAGTTCCTTGGTATTCTTAACTATGGACGCAATTATATAAAAGACCTTTCTCAAAAGGAACAAactcttttattaaaattaaaaaaagatgtTGACTTCACCTGGACCAAGTTTGACACACAGACGGTTCTCTCTATACAAGCCGAGATTACTAACTCTTGTCCCTCGGTTTATTTCCCTCTTGCTGGCGATCTCCTCATTCTGGAAAcagatgctagcaatgaacattGGGGATGTGTTTTGAAAGCACGACCCCTAAAAAACCCCTCTGACGAGCAAATTTGCGGATATAATTCTGGCAAATTCAACCCTGCTC
The sequence above is a segment of the Telopea speciosissima isolate NSW1024214 ecotype Mountain lineage chromosome 7, Tspe_v1, whole genome shotgun sequence genome. Coding sequences within it:
- the LOC122669701 gene encoding uncharacterized protein LOC122669701 isoform X2; this translates as MSNRLGPPYPKELLPLVSDLRGSVIDLHCYNLFSDIFNNMSVQQNIDLVYTNASAQLSSIATPNGHLTFVGEWVAEMQVEGTSKEDYQRFAKAQLEVS
- the LOC122669701 gene encoding uncharacterized protein LOC122669701 isoform X1, whose amino-acid sequence is MSNRLGPPYPKELLPLVSDLRGSVIDLHCYNLFSDIFNNMSVQQNIDLVYTNASAQLSSIATPNGHLTFVGEWVAEMQVEGTSKEDYQRFAKAQLEVYGPIGH